The genomic window CCTCCTCGAGTTCTTCGACCACGAGAGGTTTCTTGTCCGCCAGTGCGCGCCGCCGGGCCCGCAGGACGGCGTCGACGGCCGTGTCGGTCTCCGGGCGACCATCGACCCAACGGAGGAAGTCCGTGCCGAACGGGTCGTTCCGATCGAGCCACGGGTAGCTGTGGCCGCGGAATGCGTTCTCGATATCGTTGCGCCTCAGGTCGTTCGCGCCGAAGCGGGCGAGTCGGCGCTTGTCCTGGTCGGTGAGTACCAGGTCGGCGTCCTCACGGAACACGGCGGCGATCTTCTTGCGCGGCACGTGCTGCGCGCGACCGTTCTTGGACAGCTCGACGTGGTCGTCGGCGACGATGAGGGTCAGGCTCTCCTGGCGGGCGATCTCGAAAAGCACCAGCCCCGCAACGACTCCGATGATCGTGGTGACCGGCACCAGCCACACCG from Nocardia iowensis includes these protein-coding regions:
- a CDS encoding YqeB family protein; this translates as MTTTSAPTVLRFSTLWAWLFGTGGLAIGAGIGFAVPPVGRWLTDTVDSAPAPLRIAMTVPTVWLVPVTTIIGVVAGLVLFEIARQESLTLIVADDHVELSKNGRAQHVPRKKIAAVFREDADLVLTDQDKRRLARFGANDLRRNDIENAFRGHSYPWLDRNDPFGTDFLRWVDGRPETDTAVDAVLRARRRALADKKPLVVEELEEELLGLGVDVRDRQGEQHIRVFDRTT